In one Ananas comosus cultivar F153 linkage group 12, ASM154086v1, whole genome shotgun sequence genomic region, the following are encoded:
- the LOC109718836 gene encoding protein NUCLEAR FUSION DEFECTIVE 6, chloroplastic/mitochondrial-like isoform X2, translating into MATVARSILRGAAPAVRSAAPSIFSGGGGAALRRLPKLRPSPPPRLLRSPAESSFCVESLLPLHSATAAAVMTSMLSVSRSDYGLLSKGQDETR; encoded by the exons ATGGCCACCGTCGCCAGGTCCATCCTCCGAGGCGCCGCCCCCGCCGTGAGATCCGCCGCCCCCTCCAtcttctccggcggcggcggcgccgctcTCCGCCGTCTCCCCAAGCTAAGGCCATCGCCTCCTCCTCGCCTCCTCAG GTCTCCGGCGGAGAGCAGCTTCTGCGTGGAGTCGCTCCTGCCGCTGCACAGCGCCACCGCCGCAGCCGTGATGACCTCGATGCTCTCCGTCTCCCGCTCCGACTACGGCTTGCTCTCCAAAG gACAAGATGAAACTAGATGA
- the LOC109718836 gene encoding protein NUCLEAR FUSION DEFECTIVE 6, chloroplastic/mitochondrial-like isoform X3 yields the protein MATVARSILRGAAPAVRSAAPSIFSGGGGAALRRLPKLRPSPPPRLLRSPAESSFCVESLLPLHSATAAAVMTSMLSVSRSDYGLLSKAGNDGV from the exons ATGGCCACCGTCGCCAGGTCCATCCTCCGAGGCGCCGCCCCCGCCGTGAGATCCGCCGCCCCCTCCAtcttctccggcggcggcggcgccgctcTCCGCCGTCTCCCCAAGCTAAGGCCATCGCCTCCTCCTCGCCTCCTCAG GTCTCCGGCGGAGAGCAGCTTCTGCGTGGAGTCGCTCCTGCCGCTGCACAGCGCCACCGCCGCAGCCGTGATGACCTCGATGCTCTCCGTCTCCCGCTCCGACTACGGCTTGCTCTCCAAAG CTGGAAACGATGGCGTATAA
- the LOC109718836 gene encoding protein NUCLEAR FUSION DEFECTIVE 6, chloroplastic/mitochondrial-like isoform X1 — MATVARSILRGAAPAVRSAAPSIFSGGGGAALRRLPKLRPSPPPRLLRSPAESSFCVESLLPLHSATAAAVMTSMLSVSRSDYGLLSKAAGNDGV, encoded by the exons ATGGCCACCGTCGCCAGGTCCATCCTCCGAGGCGCCGCCCCCGCCGTGAGATCCGCCGCCCCCTCCAtcttctccggcggcggcggcgccgctcTCCGCCGTCTCCCCAAGCTAAGGCCATCGCCTCCTCCTCGCCTCCTCAG GTCTCCGGCGGAGAGCAGCTTCTGCGTGGAGTCGCTCCTGCCGCTGCACAGCGCCACCGCCGCAGCCGTGATGACCTCGATGCTCTCCGTCTCCCGCTCCGACTACGGCTTGCTCTCCAAAG CAGCTGGAAACGATGGCGTATAA